The DNA window GGCGCGGTGGTGATCTACCCGGAGGGGACCACCACCCGCGAGCCGGACCTGTGGCCCATGAAGGGCAAGACCGGCGCGGCCCGGCTGGCGCTGGCCACCGGCGCCCCGGTGATCCCGGTCGCCATGGTCGGCCCGGAGAAGATGTTCGACCCGCGGACCGCCCGCGTCGGGCTGCGCCCGCGTACCCCGGTGACGGTGGTCGCCGGGCCGCCGGTCGACCTGAGCCGGTGGGCGGGCGCCACGCCGACCCGGGCGATCCTGGAGGAGATGACCGACACGATCATGCTGCGGATCCGGGACCTGGTGGCGGAGATCCGCGGTGGCACACCGCCGCCGCTGTGGGAGCGGCCGGCCCGGACGCGTACGCCCGAGGTGACCGAGTGAGCGCGAGGAGTGAGCCGGTGTTGCGAGCCCCGCAGTCGCGAACGAAGGTGGCGCAGTGAGCGGGCATGTCGCGGTGTTGGGAGCGGGCTCGTGGGGCACCGCCTTCGCCAAGATCCTTGCCGACGCCGGCCGGGAGGTGACCATCCTGGCCCGGCGCGCCTCGGTGGCCGAGGCGATCCGGACCGGGCGCCACAATCCGGACTACCTGCCGGACGTGCGGCTGCCCGACCGGGTCACCGCGACCGGTGACGCCGAGGAGGCCATCGCCGGCGCCGAGGTGGTGGTGCTCTCCGTGCCGTCGCAGACGCTGCGCGGCAACCTCGCCGAGTGGACCCCGTACCTGGACCCGGACGCCACGCTCGTCTCACTCATGAAGGGCATCGAGCTGGGCACCACCAAGCGGATGAGCCAGGTGATCATGGAGACCGCCGGGGTGCCGGCCGACCGGGTGGTCGTCGTCTCCGGCCCCAACCTGGCCCCGGAGATCGCCGCCGAGCAGCCGGCCGCGACCGTGGTCGCCGGCACCGACAGCCGCCGGACCGCCCTGGTGCAGTCGTCGATCCGCACGCCGTACTTCCGGCCGTACACCAACGACGACGTGATCGGCTGCGAGCTGGGCGGAGCCGTGAAGAACGTGATCGCCCTGTCGTACGGCATCGCGACCGCCATGGGCTTCGGCGACAACACCCGCGCCATGCTCATGACCCGCGGCCTGGCCGAGACCGCCCGGCTTGGCGTGGCCCTGGGCGCCGATCCGATCACCTTCGCCGGGCTGGCCGGCATGGGCGACCTCGTGGCCTCCTGCACGTCGCCGCTGGCCCGCAACCGCACCTTCGGCGAGCACCTGGGCCGGGGGGGGGAGACGCTGGAGCAGGCGCAGGCGGCCACCCGGCAGACCGCCGAGGGCGTGAAGAGCTGCCTCGCCATCCGGGACCTGGCCCGGGCGCACGGCGTCGAGATGCCGATCACCGAGCAGATCGAGCGGATCTGCCACGAGGGGATGGACCCGCGGCTCGCCGTGGACGCCCTCATGAGCCGCACCGCGAAGCCCGAGTCGTACGAGTGAGGCGGCGATGACCGACGAGTGGGGTGACGGCACGCGCAGCGTGCACGCCGGGCTGCCCGCGCCGGAACCGGGCCAGCCCTTCCTGCCCGGGCCGGTCTTCGCGGCGCCGTACCACCTGGACCCGTGGCGGGGGCCGGAGGCGACCCCCAACGGGTACGGGCGGCCGGACAACCCCACCCGGCGGCTGCTGGAGGCGGCCGTCGGCGAGCTGGAGGGCGGCGACTGCCGGGTCTTCGCCAGCGGCCAGGCGGCCATCACGGGGCTGCTGCTGGCCCTGCTGCGCCCCGGCGACACCGTGCTGCTCCCCGCCGACGGCTACTTCCCGGTGCGCGCCTTCGCCACCGCCACCCTGGAGGGCATCGGGGTACGCGTCGGTTTCGTGCCGACGGCCGGCCCGTACCCGTCGTTCGAGGGCGTCCGGCTGGTGCTGCTGGAGACACCGGCGAACCCCGGCCTGGACGTGGCCGACGTGCCGGCGCTGGCTGTCGCGGCGCACGGCGCCGGAGCGCTGGTGGCCGTCGACAACACCACCGCCACCCCGCTCGGGCAGCGCCCGCTGGAGCTCGGCGCCGACGTGGTGGTCGCCTCCGGCACCAAGGCCCTCACCGGCCATTCGGACCTGCTGCTCGGTTACGTGGCGACCCGCTCGGCCGAGCTGCTCGACGCGGTGACCGCCTGGCGGACCACGACCGGCGGGGTGCCCGGGCCGTTCGACTGCTGGCTGGCCCACCGCTCGCTGGCGACCGTGGACCTGCGGCTGGGCCGGCAGACCGCCAACGCCGAGGCGCTGGCCCGGCTGCTCGCCGGCCGCGACGATGTCACCGGCCTGCGCTGGCCGGGGCTGGCGACCGACCCGGCGTACGCGGTGGCGTCGGTCCAGATGCGACGGATGCCGGGCGTGCTCTCCTTCGACCTGGGTGACGCCGACCGGGTCGCCCGGTTCCTCGACGCGTCCCGGCTGGTGTCCGCCGCCACCTCGTTCGGCGGGCTGCACACCACCGCCGACCGCCGGGCCCAGTGGGGGGACGACACGGCGCCCGGCTTCGTCCGGCTCTCCTGTGGCATCGAGGACGCCGCCGACCTGGTCGCCGACGTGACCGCCGCGCTCGACGCGGCCTGACGCCGGCCCGG is part of the Micromonospora terminaliae genome and encodes:
- a CDS encoding NAD(P)H-dependent glycerol-3-phosphate dehydrogenase, with product MSGHVAVLGAGSWGTAFAKILADAGREVTILARRASVAEAIRTGRHNPDYLPDVRLPDRVTATGDAEEAIAGAEVVVLSVPSQTLRGNLAEWTPYLDPDATLVSLMKGIELGTTKRMSQVIMETAGVPADRVVVVSGPNLAPEIAAEQPAATVVAGTDSRRTALVQSSIRTPYFRPYTNDDVIGCELGGAVKNVIALSYGIATAMGFGDNTRAMLMTRGLAETARLGVALGADPITFAGLAGMGDLVASCTSPLARNRTFGEHLGRGGETLEQAQAATRQTAEGVKSCLAIRDLARAHGVEMPITEQIERICHEGMDPRLAVDALMSRTAKPESYE
- a CDS encoding cystathionine gamma-lyase — translated: MTDEWGDGTRSVHAGLPAPEPGQPFLPGPVFAAPYHLDPWRGPEATPNGYGRPDNPTRRLLEAAVGELEGGDCRVFASGQAAITGLLLALLRPGDTVLLPADGYFPVRAFATATLEGIGVRVGFVPTAGPYPSFEGVRLVLLETPANPGLDVADVPALAVAAHGAGALVAVDNTTATPLGQRPLELGADVVVASGTKALTGHSDLLLGYVATRSAELLDAVTAWRTTTGGVPGPFDCWLAHRSLATVDLRLGRQTANAEALARLLAGRDDVTGLRWPGLATDPAYAVASVQMRRMPGVLSFDLGDADRVARFLDASRLVSAATSFGGLHTTADRRAQWGDDTAPGFVRLSCGIEDAADLVADVTAALDAA
- a CDS encoding lysophospholipid acyltransferase family protein, giving the protein MAPRRLGFWPRFAVVLVKPVLTVWTRRTWRGMEHLPREGGIIIVPNHISHADPLVSAHFIHDAGRWPQFLGKASVFRVPVIGWILHRCKQIPVERGSVEAARSLDKLVAAVHEGGAVVIYPEGTTTREPDLWPMKGKTGAARLALATGAPVIPVAMVGPEKMFDPRTARVGLRPRTPVTVVAGPPVDLSRWAGATPTRAILEEMTDTIMLRIRDLVAEIRGGTPPPLWERPARTRTPEVTE